From the Hymenobacter yonginensis genome, one window contains:
- the era gene encoding GTPase Era: MNTDPKPHRAGFVSIIGKPNVGKSTLMNALMGERLSIVTSKAQTTRHRILGILNGEDFQLVYSDTPGIIQPKYELHNAMMSFVYSSLEDADVILFVTDIYEKHDEEPVVERLRKMVDTPILLLVNKIDQADQAEVEAKVEYWREHLPNAARVLPISALEKFGTGELLDLVLGYLPVHPPYYPKDELTDKPERFFAAEMIREKIFKLYKKEVPYSCEVEIEEFKEDEDIIRMRSVIYVERASQKGIIIGQQGTALKKVGTWAREEMEKFFQKKVFLEIYVKVNENWRTDPKALSRFGYQ, encoded by the coding sequence GTGAATACCGACCCCAAACCGCACCGCGCTGGCTTCGTGAGCATCATCGGCAAGCCCAACGTGGGCAAGTCCACGCTCATGAACGCCCTGATGGGCGAACGGCTCAGCATCGTAACTAGCAAAGCCCAGACCACGCGCCACCGTATTCTGGGCATCCTCAACGGCGAGGATTTCCAGCTGGTGTACTCCGATACGCCCGGCATCATCCAGCCCAAATACGAACTGCACAACGCCATGATGTCGTTTGTGTACTCGTCCCTGGAAGATGCCGACGTGATTCTGTTCGTGACGGATATCTACGAAAAGCACGACGAAGAGCCCGTAGTAGAGCGCCTGCGCAAGATGGTGGACACGCCCATTCTGCTGCTCGTCAACAAAATCGACCAGGCCGACCAGGCCGAGGTGGAAGCCAAGGTGGAGTACTGGCGCGAGCACCTGCCCAATGCGGCCCGCGTGCTGCCCATTTCGGCGCTGGAGAAGTTCGGGACCGGCGAGCTGCTGGATCTAGTGCTCGGCTACCTGCCCGTGCACCCGCCCTACTACCCCAAAGACGAGCTGACCGACAAGCCCGAGCGGTTTTTTGCGGCCGAGATGATCCGCGAGAAAATCTTCAAACTCTACAAGAAAGAGGTTCCGTACAGCTGCGAGGTGGAAATTGAGGAGTTCAAGGAAGACGAAGACATCATCCGGATGCGCTCCGTGATTTACGTGGAGCGTGCCAGCCAGAAAGGCATCATCATTGGTCAGCAGGGCACGGCCCTCAAGAAAGTAGGCACTTGGGCCCGAGAGGAAATGGAGAAGTTCTTCCAGAAAAAAGTGTTCCTCGAAATTTACGTCAAGGTGAACGAGAACTGGCGCACCGACCCGAAGGCCCTGAGCCGTTTCGGCTACCAATAA
- a CDS encoding cytochrome b5 domain-containing protein, whose product MDNPTFASNPNNEKREPENEPLPTYTKGQLALRNGQDRDEIWVAYRGLIYDVTRSRLWKRGNHYEHWAGQDLTKELDQDAPHTPNVFDKFSVIGQLV is encoded by the coding sequence ATGGATAACCCCACATTTGCTAGTAATCCGAACAACGAAAAACGGGAACCGGAAAACGAACCCCTGCCCACGTACACCAAAGGCCAGCTGGCCCTCCGCAACGGCCAGGACCGGGACGAAATCTGGGTGGCCTACCGCGGCCTGATCTACGACGTGACCCGCTCGCGCCTCTGGAAGCGCGGCAACCACTACGAACACTGGGCCGGCCAGGACCTAACAAAGGAACTAGACCAAGACGCGCCCCACACGCCCAACGTATTCGATAAATTCTCCGTTATCGGGCAGTTGGTGTGA
- the hemH gene encoding ferrochelatase has protein sequence MPSSPNKGRIGVLLVNLGTPDSPQTGDVRRYLNEFLTDGRVVDMPAAIRYPLFRGLVVPLRAPKSAKIYQQLWTDRGSPLLFHGLDLQKLVQEKLGKDYLVAFGMRYQNPSIEKALEELRDAAVERIIVLPLFPQYASASTGSVQEKVMEIVSKWWVVPSISFISNFVDEPGFIETFATLGKAEMEKHDYDHVVFSYHGIPERHVLKGSLNGHCKLGSCCASYNKNNRYCYRAQCFETSRQLGKALGLTPEQYTTTFQSRLQSRLRDPWLQPYTDEVIKEYPAKGINSVLAFSPAFVADCLETTIEVGEEFKEMFEEAGGKHWQLVPSLNTHPQWVDAVAGMIQRN, from the coding sequence ATGCCCTCCTCCCCTAACAAAGGCCGCATCGGCGTCCTGCTCGTCAACCTCGGCACGCCCGACTCGCCCCAGACCGGCGACGTGCGCCGCTACCTCAATGAGTTTCTGACAGATGGCCGCGTGGTAGACATGCCGGCCGCCATCCGCTACCCGCTGTTCCGGGGGCTGGTGGTGCCGCTGCGGGCGCCCAAGTCGGCCAAAATCTACCAGCAGCTCTGGACCGACCGGGGCTCGCCGCTGCTCTTCCACGGCCTCGATCTGCAGAAGCTGGTGCAGGAGAAGCTGGGCAAAGACTACCTCGTGGCCTTCGGGATGCGCTACCAGAACCCCAGCATTGAGAAGGCGCTGGAAGAACTGCGCGACGCGGCCGTGGAGCGCATTATTGTGCTGCCGCTGTTTCCGCAGTATGCCTCGGCCAGCACGGGCTCGGTGCAGGAAAAGGTGATGGAGATTGTGAGCAAGTGGTGGGTGGTGCCCAGCATCAGCTTCATCAGCAACTTTGTGGACGAGCCGGGCTTTATTGAGACGTTTGCCACCCTGGGCAAAGCCGAGATGGAAAAGCACGACTACGACCACGTGGTATTCAGCTACCACGGCATTCCGGAGCGGCACGTGCTCAAGGGCAGCCTCAATGGCCACTGCAAGCTGGGTAGCTGCTGCGCCAGCTACAACAAAAACAACCGCTACTGCTACCGTGCGCAGTGCTTTGAAACCTCACGGCAGCTGGGCAAGGCCCTGGGCCTGACGCCGGAGCAGTACACCACCACCTTCCAGAGCCGCCTGCAAAGCCGCCTCCGCGACCCGTGGCTGCAGCCTTACACCGACGAGGTTATCAAGGAATATCCAGCCAAAGGCATCAACAGCGTGCTGGCCTTCTCCCCCGCCTTCGTGGCCGACTGCCTGGAAACCACGATTGAAGTGGGCGAGGAATTCAAGGAGATGTTTGAGGAAGCCGGTGGAAAGCACTGGCAGCTGGTACCCAGCCTGAACACCCACCCGCAGTGGGTGGACGCCGTGGCCGGCATGATTCAGCGCAACTAA
- a CDS encoding formimidoylglutamase, with translation MNLAIFFDPLREELVPSSVSATILAAYATPFLDTFPDWRAADLALIGLDEWRGSAAGAPATQGADEVRRRFYQLQKGTGPARIVDLGNLRPGLTLEDTYQRLREIIAALLEHGTVPILLGGSHDLDYGQFLAYETLDRPVSFATVDARVDMAEQDCAVPEESHLRRMLLHEPSFLFNFAQLAHQQYLVAPDVLAALEKLHFETLRVGQVRDDIRQAEPLLRQADFVSFDIAALRWNDAPGYYPANPFGLTNEEAAKLAWYAGHNDQLSSFGLYGYRPDYDLHGLAASTLATMLWYFVEGYYHRRRETDFQSRRFLRYAVGLPGTPGKLVFYKSRHTEKWWLEVESMADSDIKRIVPCSYEDYFRAAQGDLPNRWILTQALLG, from the coding sequence ATGAATCTGGCCATCTTTTTTGATCCGCTCCGCGAAGAGCTTGTTCCCTCTTCGGTCAGCGCTACTATTCTGGCCGCGTATGCCACGCCTTTCCTGGATACTTTCCCGGACTGGCGGGCCGCCGACCTTGCGCTGATTGGCCTGGACGAGTGGCGCGGCAGTGCTGCCGGCGCCCCCGCTACCCAGGGCGCCGACGAAGTGCGGCGGCGCTTCTATCAGCTGCAGAAAGGCACCGGCCCGGCTCGCATCGTCGATTTGGGCAACCTGCGGCCTGGCCTCACGCTGGAAGACACCTACCAGCGCCTGCGCGAAATCATCGCGGCGCTGCTCGAGCACGGCACCGTCCCGATTCTGCTGGGCGGCTCCCACGACCTCGACTACGGGCAGTTTCTGGCCTACGAAACCCTGGACCGCCCCGTAAGCTTTGCCACGGTGGACGCACGCGTGGACATGGCCGAGCAGGACTGCGCGGTGCCCGAAGAAAGCCACCTGCGCCGCATGCTGCTGCACGAGCCCAGCTTCTTGTTCAACTTCGCGCAGTTGGCCCACCAGCAGTATCTGGTGGCGCCCGACGTGCTGGCAGCCTTGGAAAAGCTGCACTTCGAAACCCTGCGCGTCGGCCAGGTGCGCGACGATATCCGGCAGGCCGAGCCGCTGCTGCGCCAAGCCGACTTCGTGAGCTTCGACATTGCCGCGCTGCGCTGGAACGATGCACCCGGTTACTACCCGGCCAACCCCTTCGGCCTCACCAACGAGGAAGCCGCCAAGCTGGCCTGGTACGCCGGCCACAACGACCAGCTCAGCTCCTTCGGCCTCTACGGCTACCGCCCCGACTACGACCTGCACGGCCTGGCTGCTTCCACGCTGGCCACTATGCTGTGGTACTTTGTGGAAGGATACTACCACCGCCGCCGCGAAACCGACTTCCAGAGCCGCCGCTTCCTGCGCTACGCCGTGGGCCTGCCCGGCACCCCAGGCAAGCTGGTTTTCTACAAAAGCCGCCACACCGAGAAGTGGTGGTTGGAGGTGGAAAGCATGGCCGACAGCGACATCAAGCGCATTGTGCCCTGCAGCTACGAAGACTACTTCCGCGCCGCCCAGGGTGACCTGCCCAACCGCTGGATTCTGACGCAGGCGCTGCTGGGCTGA
- a CDS encoding cysteine desulfurase family protein has translation MTVYFDNAATTPLDPEVLDAMLPFLRDHFGNPSSIHGHGRQVRAAIENARKTVAHLINAAPAEIVFTSCGTEADNYAAFGSVRTLGLKHMITSRLEHHAVLHTTQALEKAGDATLSYLQHDAQGRFDLAQLEELLATNPRSFVSLMHANNEIGNLNDIVAIGDICARYDAVFHTDTVQTMGHYKHDVQQLKTHFLVGSAHKFHGPKGVGFLYRRSGQTMDALIHGGSQERNQRAGTENVYGIVGLAKALEIAYRGMADHQRHIQGLKDRFIEKLQAEIEGVAFNGTSAEADQSLYTVLSVSLPPSAMNEMLLFNLDINRISVSGGSACTSGANAGSHVLNALNCDPDRGTIRFSMSKYNTEAEVDYAVEQLAKMYRREPLKV, from the coding sequence ATGACTGTTTACTTCGATAACGCCGCTACTACGCCTCTGGACCCGGAAGTGCTGGACGCCATGCTGCCGTTTTTGCGGGACCATTTTGGAAACCCCAGCAGCATTCATGGGCACGGGCGGCAGGTGCGGGCGGCAATTGAGAATGCGCGCAAAACGGTGGCTCACCTGATTAATGCCGCGCCTGCCGAAATCGTGTTTACCTCGTGCGGGACGGAAGCCGACAACTACGCTGCCTTCGGGAGCGTGCGGACGCTAGGCCTGAAGCACATGATTACGTCGCGGCTGGAGCACCACGCGGTGCTGCACACTACGCAGGCCCTGGAAAAGGCCGGCGACGCCACCCTGAGCTATCTGCAGCACGATGCGCAGGGGCGCTTCGATCTGGCGCAGCTGGAAGAGCTACTGGCCACCAATCCCCGCTCGTTTGTGAGCTTGATGCACGCCAACAACGAAATCGGCAACCTCAACGACATTGTGGCCATCGGCGACATCTGCGCCCGCTACGACGCCGTGTTTCACACGGACACGGTGCAGACCATGGGCCACTACAAGCACGACGTGCAGCAGCTGAAAACCCACTTCCTGGTGGGCTCGGCGCATAAATTCCACGGGCCGAAAGGCGTGGGCTTCCTGTACCGCCGCTCGGGCCAGACCATGGACGCCCTGATTCATGGCGGCTCGCAGGAGCGCAACCAGCGCGCCGGTACCGAAAACGTGTACGGCATCGTAGGGCTGGCCAAAGCGCTGGAAATAGCCTACCGCGGCATGGCCGACCACCAGCGCCACATTCAGGGCCTGAAAGACCGGTTCATTGAGAAGCTGCAGGCCGAAATTGAGGGCGTGGCGTTCAACGGCACCTCCGCCGAAGCCGACCAAAGCCTCTATACGGTGCTGAGCGTGAGCTTGCCGCCGTCGGCGATGAACGAGATGCTGCTGTTCAACCTCGATATCAACCGCATTTCGGTGTCCGGGGGCTCGGCCTGTACCAGCGGCGCCAATGCCGGCTCGCACGTGCTCAATGCTCTGAACTGCGACCCGGACCGCGGCACCATCCGCTTCTCCATGAGCAAGTACAACACCGAAGCCGAGGTAGACTACGCTGTGGAGCAACTGGCCAAAATGTATCGCCGGGAGCCGCTGAAAGTGTAG
- a CDS encoding DUF2157 domain-containing protein, translating to MRTSHLLADLQARGLLPPAQTQAIADDERTRPMSLHQELRAALYLGIMLLTGGLGTLLYQHLDDIGHGAVIGAMALLMLASFGYAWRHRQPFTWGQANIPSFVPDYALLLGCLLFLALETYVQTVFSVFGSRYGLATLLPAVLFLALAYRLDHRGVLAMGLTALGAWVGVSVAPLSVFTANALFTSRLGIAGVLLGLALTGAGLYAEFTRRKPHFAFTYISLGANVALLAATAVLFNYYPQPWLPKWVAVLLVLLMSAGLVWYARHTRSYLFLLMGTVYGYIALTYSFIRLLDFSNGDEGGLLVSFYFMLSTAGVILLFMRSKEFLRRV from the coding sequence ATGCGCACCTCTCACCTTCTGGCCGATTTGCAGGCGCGGGGCCTGCTGCCGCCCGCCCAGACCCAAGCCATTGCCGACGATGAACGCACCCGGCCCATGTCGCTGCACCAAGAGCTGCGGGCAGCGCTGTATTTGGGCATTATGCTGCTTACCGGCGGGCTGGGCACACTGCTCTATCAGCACCTCGACGATATCGGGCATGGCGCGGTTATCGGGGCAATGGCGCTGCTGATGCTGGCCAGCTTCGGCTATGCCTGGCGGCACCGGCAGCCATTTACGTGGGGCCAGGCCAATATCCCCAGCTTCGTGCCCGACTACGCGCTGCTGCTGGGCTGCCTGCTGTTTCTGGCCCTAGAAACCTACGTACAGACAGTATTCAGCGTATTTGGCAGCCGCTACGGGCTGGCCACGCTGCTGCCCGCCGTGCTGTTTCTGGCCCTGGCTTACCGCCTCGACCACCGGGGCGTGCTGGCCATGGGCCTCACGGCGCTGGGCGCGTGGGTGGGCGTGAGCGTGGCGCCGCTGTCGGTATTCACGGCCAACGCCCTGTTCACTTCGCGGCTGGGCATAGCGGGCGTGCTGTTGGGTCTGGCCCTGACGGGGGCAGGCCTGTACGCCGAGTTTACCCGGCGCAAGCCGCACTTCGCCTTCACGTATATCTCGCTGGGGGCCAACGTGGCGCTGCTGGCGGCCACCGCCGTCCTCTTCAACTACTACCCGCAGCCCTGGCTGCCCAAGTGGGTGGCCGTGCTACTGGTGCTGCTGATGAGCGCCGGCCTGGTCTGGTATGCTCGGCATACCCGGTCGTATCTGTTTCTGCTGATGGGGACAGTGTACGGCTACATCGCCCTGACTTACTCGTTTATCCGGCTACTTGATTTTAGCAATGGCGACGAGGGCGGGCTGCTGGTTTCGTTTTACTTTATGCTATCGACAGCAGGCGTTATCCTACTGTTTATGCGCAGCAAAGAATTTCTCCGTCGGGTATGA
- the der gene encoding ribosome biogenesis GTPase Der, with protein sequence MKNTIAIVGRPNVGKSTLFNRLVGQRKAIMDDESGVTRDRHYGYGDWTGKYYTVIDTGGYVHNSDDIFEGEINKQVKLAIDEADVVLFMVDAMAGVHSLDEEFANVLRRYQGKKPIYIVANKADTNSRIHSSGEFYALGVGDGEIFPISSASGSGTGDLLDAVISHFEEEGVEEPDLGIPKIAVVGRPNVGKSSFVNLLLGTERSIVTDIAGTTRDSIQARYNAFGHEFMLVDTAGLRRKTKVHEDVEFYSVLRSIRALEEADVCVVMLDATRGIEAQDVNIIGLADKNRKGIVILVNKWDLIENKETNTAKEFEQKIYEKIAPISYPPIIFTSVLTKQRVHKAIETAIDVYGNKRRKIPTSELNETMLKEIEKYPPPIQKGKTVRIKYATQLPTHNPVFAFFCNLPQYVKESYTRYLENRMREHFDFTGVPIGIVFRKK encoded by the coding sequence ATGAAAAACACCATTGCCATTGTGGGCCGCCCGAACGTGGGCAAATCCACCCTGTTCAATCGCCTCGTGGGCCAGCGCAAGGCCATCATGGACGACGAAAGCGGCGTTACGCGTGACCGGCACTACGGCTACGGCGACTGGACCGGCAAGTATTACACCGTGATTGACACGGGTGGCTACGTGCACAACTCCGACGATATCTTCGAAGGCGAAATCAACAAGCAGGTGAAGCTGGCCATCGACGAGGCCGACGTGGTGCTGTTCATGGTAGACGCCATGGCCGGCGTGCATAGCCTCGACGAGGAGTTTGCCAACGTGCTGCGCCGCTACCAGGGCAAAAAGCCCATCTATATCGTCGCCAACAAGGCCGATACCAACTCCCGCATCCACTCCTCCGGCGAGTTCTACGCTCTGGGCGTGGGCGACGGCGAAATCTTCCCGATTTCCTCGGCCAGCGGCTCCGGCACCGGCGATTTGCTGGATGCCGTCATCAGCCACTTCGAGGAAGAGGGCGTGGAAGAGCCCGATCTGGGCATTCCAAAAATTGCTGTGGTGGGCCGCCCCAACGTGGGCAAGTCCAGCTTCGTGAACCTGCTGCTGGGCACCGAGCGCAGCATCGTGACGGACATTGCCGGTACCACCCGCGACTCCATCCAGGCGCGCTACAACGCCTTCGGCCACGAGTTCATGCTGGTGGATACCGCCGGCCTGCGCCGCAAAACCAAGGTGCACGAAGACGTGGAGTTTTACTCCGTGCTGCGCTCCATCCGGGCGCTGGAAGAAGCCGACGTGTGTGTGGTGATGCTGGACGCCACCCGCGGCATTGAGGCCCAGGACGTGAACATCATCGGCTTGGCCGACAAGAACCGCAAGGGCATCGTGATTCTGGTGAACAAGTGGGACCTGATCGAGAACAAGGAAACCAACACGGCCAAGGAGTTCGAGCAAAAGATCTACGAGAAGATTGCCCCAATTTCCTACCCGCCCATCATCTTCACGTCGGTGCTCACCAAGCAGCGCGTGCACAAGGCCATCGAAACGGCCATTGATGTGTATGGCAACAAGCGCCGCAAGATCCCGACTTCGGAGCTGAACGAAACCATGCTCAAAGAAATCGAGAAGTACCCGCCGCCCATCCAGAAGGGCAAAACGGTGCGCATCAAATACGCCACGCAGCTCCCCACGCACAACCCGGTATTCGCGTTCTTCTGCAACCTGCCGCAGTACGTGAAAGAGAGCTACACCCGCTACCTCGAAAACCGCATGCGCGAGCATTTCGATTTCACGGGTGTGCCAATCGGCATCGTGTTCCGCAAAAAGTAG
- the murQ gene encoding N-acetylmuramic acid 6-phosphate etherase, which translates to MSTTESPSLFNHLETLSTQELLAGMNSVDQTVPQAVAKALPQLEALVEATVARLGAGGRLFYIGAGTSGRLGVLDASECPPTFGVPHGLVVGLIAGGDKAIRKAVENAEDDAQQAWLDLQAHDINDKDIVVGIAASGRTPYVIGGLEQARKHGLATGCIVCNAGSQVAAVAEFPVEVVTGPEFVTGSTRLKAGTGQKLALNMLTTATFIRLGRVKGNKMVDMQLSNAKLVDRGEKMLMDELQIGQPEAAELLQRHGSVRAALAARA; encoded by the coding sequence ATGAGCACCACCGAAAGCCCTTCGCTCTTCAACCATCTGGAAACCCTTTCCACGCAGGAGCTGCTGGCGGGCATGAACAGCGTCGATCAGACGGTGCCGCAGGCGGTGGCGAAGGCGCTGCCGCAACTGGAGGCGCTGGTGGAGGCTACCGTGGCCCGGCTGGGCGCGGGCGGGCGGCTGTTCTACATTGGGGCGGGCACTAGTGGGCGGCTGGGCGTGCTGGATGCCTCGGAGTGCCCGCCCACGTTTGGCGTGCCGCACGGGCTGGTGGTGGGCCTGATTGCGGGCGGCGACAAAGCCATCCGCAAGGCCGTGGAAAACGCCGAGGATGACGCGCAGCAGGCCTGGCTGGATCTGCAGGCCCACGACATCAACGACAAGGACATTGTGGTGGGTATTGCCGCTTCCGGCCGCACGCCCTACGTAATTGGCGGCTTGGAGCAAGCCCGAAAGCACGGACTGGCCACGGGCTGCATCGTGTGCAATGCCGGTTCCCAGGTAGCGGCTGTAGCCGAGTTTCCGGTGGAAGTGGTGACGGGCCCGGAGTTCGTGACGGGCAGCACGCGCCTGAAGGCCGGTACCGGCCAGAAACTGGCCCTCAACATGCTCACCACGGCCACATTCATCCGGCTGGGCCGGGTGAAAGGCAATAAGATGGTGGACATGCAGCTCAGCAACGCCAAGCTGGTAGACCGGGGCGAAAAGATGCTGATGGACGAGCTGCAGATCGGGCAGCCGGAAGCGGCGGAGCTGCTCCAGCGGCACGGCTCCGTGCGGGCGGCGCTGGCGGCGCGGGCTTAA
- a CDS encoding PRC-barrel domain-containing protein — protein MEPTPIPSAQGMHLRRLRDLTEYEVADGNPDVRGWAVRGGDGRQFGTVAELIVEEQTLKVRYLDVELDAALRINEQERHILVPIGVAALDEDGDNLFVPSLTLDSVLDYPPYQEFQISREYEQAMLRALRLQLPENTTDTFYEQPSFDEQSFYGARRPTDTPTTFRRRLE, from the coding sequence GTGGAACCAACGCCTATTCCATCCGCCCAGGGCATGCACCTGCGCCGCCTCCGCGACCTGACCGAGTACGAAGTAGCCGACGGCAACCCCGACGTGCGCGGCTGGGCAGTGCGCGGCGGCGACGGCCGGCAGTTCGGCACCGTTGCCGAGTTGATTGTGGAAGAACAAACCCTGAAAGTGCGCTACCTCGATGTAGAACTGGACGCTGCCCTGCGCATAAACGAGCAGGAGCGGCACATTCTGGTGCCCATTGGGGTGGCGGCGCTTGACGAGGACGGCGACAACCTCTTCGTGCCTTCCCTCACCCTGGACTCGGTGCTGGACTACCCGCCCTACCAGGAGTTCCAGATCAGCCGCGAATACGAGCAGGCCATGCTGCGCGCCCTGCGTCTGCAGCTCCCCGAAAACACCACCGATACCTTCTACGAGCAGCCCTCCTTCGACGAGCAAAGCTTCTACGGAGCCCGCCGCCCCACCGACACGCCGACCACCTTCCGGCGCAGGTTGGAGTAG